The following coding sequences lie in one Montipora foliosa isolate CH-2021 chromosome 11, ASM3666993v2, whole genome shotgun sequence genomic window:
- the LOC137974760 gene encoding 52 kDa repressor of the inhibitor of the protein kinase-like, giving the protein MANLIRDYFCQCLEKCPHFSLIADETTSHGREILSVCLRFLDFVEDPCCPIKREVLIDLCDLTRTTGKAIATALTESLKKHKIDIANCRGQAYDTTSSMSSSKKGVQAEIAKCAPDADYQGCCLHALNLAICHACEIRPIQNMMDSCRELYSFFDNSPKRQRFLDIVIDVLGKGETKKRKLKNLCKTRWIERHSTFETIYDLYEYVVTTLDEICVPSEDERFECPGEESWDWDASTRTLANGLRHTMKSFGHIFCFVCAMDMLEPMRPLVSALQGRLVEVYFGFKKVEEVMNSYTDIRSGIDKWFERLYTKVLRLSELVGSAEERPRVNRRGATPAETAKEYWKRAVAIPFLDIVSSELKSRFSHEKRAHYELCALVPEVISKKDENAVTSLLNVLKEKWEHILPLPAAFESELFRWSNHWKRQEAMPDESVTSIIASHADGIFFPNIRELLKILAVLPIGSTEAERSFSCLRRLHTWLRSTMTTD; this is encoded by the coding sequence ATGGCCAACTTAATTCGTGACTACTTTTGTCAATGTCTTGAGAAGTGTccccatttttctttaattgctgATGAGACGACATCCCATGGGCGAGAAATTTTGTCAGTGTGCCTTCGATTTCTGGATTTTGTCGAGGATCCATGCTGCCCAATAAAGCGTGAAGTGCTCATCGACTTGTGTGACCTCACTAGGACTACTGGGAAGGCCATAGCCACGGCACTCacagaaagcttgaaaaagCATAAGATTGATATAGCTAATTGCAGAGGTCAGGCTTATGACACGACATCATCCATGAGTTCAAGCAAAAAAGGTGTTCAAGCCGAAATCGCCAAATGTGCACCCGACGCTGACTATCAAGGATGCTGCCTGCATGCATTGAATCTTGCAATTTGTCATGCTTGCGAAATAAGACCGATACAAAACATGATGGACAGTTGCCGTGAATTGTACAGTTTTTTCGACAACTCCCCAAAAAGGCAACGCTTTTTGGATATTGTTATTGACGTCTTGGGAAAAGGTGAGACCAAAAAACGGAAATTGAAAAACTTGTGCAAAACAAGATGGATTGAGCGTCACTCAACGTTTGAAACAATCTACGATCTATACGAATATGTGGTCACTACCCTAGATGAAATATGCGTTCCCTCGGAGGATGAGCGCTTTGAATGTCCAGGCGAGGAGTCATGGGATTGGGATGCCAGTACTCGAACATTAGCAAATGGACTGAGACACACAATGAAAAGCTTTGGGCacattttctgttttgtgtGCGCGATGGACATGCTGGAACCAATGAGACCACTTGTTAGTGCACTCCAAGGTCGCCTCGTAGAAGTCTATTTTGGCTTCAAAAAAGTGGAGGAGGTCATGAATTCCTATACTGACATTCGGAGTGGCATAGATAAGTGGTTCGAGCGTTTGTACACGAAAGTTTTGCGTCTTTCAGAGTTGGTTGGATCGGCTGAAGAGCGACCACGTGTTAATCGTAGGGGTGCCACTCCAGCAGAAACGGCTAAGGAGTACTGGAAGCGCGCTGTCGCAATACCGTTTTTAGACATAGTTTCATCGGAATTGAAGTCCCGTTTCAGCCACGAAAAGCGAGCTCATTATGAGCTGTGTGCCCTCGTGCCAGAGGTAATCAGCAAAAAAGATGAAAACGCTGTAACTAGCCTTCTCAACGTTCTGAAAGAGAAATGGGAGCATATTCTTCCGCTACCTGCGGCGTTTGAAAGTGAGCTGTTTCGCTGGTCGAATCATTGGAAGAGGCAAGAAGCTATGCCAGATGAATCCGTTACATCCATTATAGCTAGCCATGCAGATGGTATTTTCTTCCCCAATATACGTGAGCTGCTAAAGATTCTGGCTGTCTTACCTATTGGAAGCACCGAGGCCGAAAGGTCATTCTCCTGTCTCCGCAGACTCCACACCTGGCTGAGATCGACAATGACCACGGACTGA